One Pleuronectes platessa chromosome 20, fPlePla1.1, whole genome shotgun sequence DNA window includes the following coding sequences:
- the zeb1b gene encoding zinc finger E-box-binding homeobox 1b translates to MADGPRCKRRKQANPRRNSVTNYSNLVEAGSESDDEDKLQIVEEESSLADGADCDSTLPDDELPRDHCWDRVKEDCVSDGEDNVSTDALVEEMLQQGDTAVIYPEAPEDEPQRQGTPDASIHDENGTPDSFSQLLTCPYCTRGYKRYSSLKEHIKYRHEKTEESFNCPECSYSFAYRAQLERHMTVHKGGRDQRHITQSGGNRKFKCTECGKAFKYKHHLKEHLRIHSGEKPYECSNCKKRFSHSGSYSSHISSKKCISVISVNGRPRSGNTKTQTQGPSPVLPTPPSVLRTQIREKLEHSKPLQEQLPLNQIKTEPVDYEYKPTMNGVFNGGAAAPLGTVQAVVLPTVGLMSPISINLADLQNALKVAVDSDVIRQVLENNAKSQGQMNSGLTTGILHPQQQQIISAISLPIVGQDGNAKIIINYSLDHGQLTAQNLKKEPDSPAHTTTDTFKSQKLPEDLTIRGTRSIETNEKEEKTTKTCLLCDNCPGGLEALHALKHCKKDCLRLNGAGLGKSESAVAALLSEGGLCNQPKNLLSLLKAYFALNAEPTKDELAKISDSVSLPVHVVKKWFDKMQEGQISLGAPTPPSEEEDTCEANSVVSLVPGKDTSTTSPAVSQDSPTEATPAETNGDHSLPESSLNVRAGGPVPAQTPQSTEGPLDLSLPRPSREEAERVVAKASMYPSPSSCLTNEEEPLNLTCTKKEASPLSVMGNCPIALYASQPSAKPLDIVTTMQCLRALATNNKQTILIPQLAYTYTTTANSPAGTEMHETIHLNGVKEERQDTYSEGVSTVDDQNDSDSGPQRKKMKKTESGMYACDLCDKIFQKSSSLLRHKYEHTGKRPHECGICSKAFKHKHHLIEHMRLHSGEKPYQCDKCGKRFSHSGSYSQHMNHRYSYCKKETQNQDRESPEEDGEAPVEMEALNHVQMQHMAPLQLDLDERGSSTREDEESEEEEEEEEEEGVVDMNDIQVVQIGEEEEEEEEQEQEQEQGNEEEMERVMVGGEGEEEKSEIEMKPEEVEADTRQEELSGTQEEEEVKMEEEEVMDTEGGVTEEVNAEGEVREESGVETNRNTGSEDENQTPQEEGDTD, encoded by the exons TGACTAACTACAGTAATCTGGTGGAGGCGGGCTCAGAATCGGACGAtgaggacaagctgcagattgtgGAGGAGGAAAGTAGCCTGGCGGATGGGGCCGACTGCGACAGCACCCTGCCAGATGATGAGCTCCCCAGGGACCACTGCTGGGACCGAG TGAAGGAGGATTGTGTGTCGGATGGAGAGGACAATGTGAGCACGGACGCCCTGGTGGAGGAGATGCTCCAGCAAGGGGACACAGCCGTCATCTACCCAGAAGCCCCGGAAGATGAGCCGCAACGACAGGGCACGCCTGATGCCAGCATCCACGATGAgaacg GAACTCCTGATTCCTTCTCTCAGCTGCTCACCTGCCCTTACTGCACTCGCGGCTACAAGCGTTACAGCTCCCTGAAGGAGCACATCAAGTACCGACacgagaagacagaggagagctTCAACTGCCCCGAGTGCAGCTACAGCTTCGCTTACCGTGCGCAACTGGAGAGGCACATGACAGTCCACAAGGGCGGACGGGATCAG AGACACATCACGCAGTCGGGCGGCAATCGTAAATTCAAGTGCACTGAATGTGGCAAAGCATTTAAATACAAGCATCATCTGAAGGAGCACCTACGCATCCACAGCG GAGAGAAACCCTACGAGTGCTCCAACTGCAAGAAGAGGTTCTCCCACTCAGGTTCATACAGCTCCCACATCAGCAGTAAGAAGTGCATCAGCGTCATCTCAGTTAACGGCAGACCACGCTCAGGGAACACCAAAACCCAGACCCAGGGTCCATCGCCAGTGCTGCCAACACCGCCCTCAGTCCTCCGCACCCAGATCAGGGAGAAGCTGGAGCACAGCAAGCCCCTGCAGGAGCAGCTGCCCCTCAATCAGATCAAGACTGAGCCTGTGGACTACGAGTACAAGCCGACAATGAACGGGGTTTTCAACGgaggtgctgctgctcctctgggcACAGTGCAGGCCGTAGTCTTGCCGACTGTGGGGCTGATGTCGCCCATCAGCATCAACCTGGCAGACCTGCAGAATGCTCTCAAAGTAGCAGTGGACAGCGATGTCATTCGTCAGGTGCTCGAAAACAATGCCAAAAGCCAGGGGCAGATGAACTCGGGGTTAACCACTGGAATACTCCACCCTCAACAGCAGCAAATCATCTCAGCCATTAGTCTGCCTATTGTGGGTCAGGATGGAAATGCAAAAATCATCATCAACTACAGCTTGGACCATGGCCAGCTCACAGCCCAAAACCTGAAGAAAGAGCCTGATTCACCAGCTCACACCACCACTGACACTTTCAAGTCCCAGAAACTCCCAGAAGATCTCACGATCAGAGGCACCAGGTCCATTGAGACAAacgaaaaagaggaaaagaccaCTAAAACTTGTCTCCTGTGTGATAACTGTCCCGGTGGGCTGGAAGCTCTCCATGCCCTCAAGCACTGCAAGAAGGATTGTCTCAGGCTGAATGGAGCAGGCCTGGGAAAGTCTGAGTCTGCTGTTGCAGCCCTGTTGTCAGAGGGAGGACTCTGCAACCAGCCCAAGAACCTCTTGTCCCTGCTCAAGGCCTACTTTGCTTTAAATGCAGAGCCCACTAAGGATGAGCTGGCCAAGATCTCTGACTCAGTGAGCCTGCCAGTCCATGTGGTTAAGAAGTGGTTTGACAAAATGCAGGAGGGTCAAATATCACTGGGTGCCCCGACACCTCCCTCAGAGGAAGAGGATACCTGTGAAGCCAACAGTGTGGTCTCTCTGGTCCCAGGCAAGGACACATCCACTACGAGCCCTGCTGTGAGCCAGGACAGCCCTACAGAAGCCACCCCGGCAGAGACAAATGGTGATCACAGCTTGCCAGAATCATCACTAAACGTGAGAGCTGGCGGTCCAGTGCCGGCCCAGACCCCTCAGAGCACAGAGGGACCCCTAGACCTATCGCTGCCAAGGCCCtccagagaggaagcagagagagtGGTGGCTAAAGCCAGCATGtacccctctccctcctcttgctTGACCAATGAGGAAGAACCCCTAAACTTAACTTGCACAAAGAAAGAGGCATCGCCACTCTCAGTCATGGGCAACTGTCCCATTGCACTGTACGCCAGTCAGCCAAGTGCCAAACCCCTCGACATTGTGACCACGATGCAATGCCTCAGGGCTCTAGCCACCAATAACAAACAGACTATCCTGATCCCCCAGCTGGCTTACACCTATACCACTACAGCAAACAGCCCTGCAGGAACCGAGATGCATGAAACCATCCACCTCAACGGAGTGAAG gaggagagacaggacaCATACTCGGAGGGCGTATCTACTGTGGATGACCAGAATGACTCAGACTCAGGCCctcagaggaagaagatgaagaagacggAGAGCGGCATGTACGCCTGTGACCTGTGCGACAAGATCTTCCAGAAGAGCAGCTCGCTGCTgagacacaaatatgaacacacAG ggaaGCGACCTCACGAGTGCGGCATCTGCAGCAAGgctttcaaacacaaacaccacttgATTGAACACATGCGGCTACACTCGGGGGAGAAGCCGTACCAGTGCGACAAGTGCGGCAAGCGCTTCTCCCACTCGGGCTCCTACTCCCAGCACATGAACCACCGCTACTCCTACTGCAAGAAGGAGACACAGAACCAAGACCGGGAGAGCCCAGAGGAGGATGGCGAGGCCCCAGTCGAGATGGAGGCCCTGAACCACGTGCAGATGCAGCACATGGCCCCTCTCCAGCTGGATTTGGATGAGCGAGGAAGCAGCACaagggaggacgaggagagcgaggaggaggaggaggaggaggaggaggaaggtgtggTAGACATGAATGACATCCAGGTAGTGCAGataggagaagaggaggaagaagaagaggagcaagagcaagagcaagagcaagggaacgaggaggagatggagagagtaatggtgggaggagaaggagaagaagagaaatcaGAGATAGAAATGAAACCTGAGGAAGTGGAGGCTGACACGAGGCAGGAGGAGCTCTCGGGCactcaggaagaggaggaagtcaagatggaggaagaggaggtgatggaTACAGAAGGAGGGGTGACGGAAGAGGTGAATGCAGAGggagaggtcagagaggagagCGGAGTcgaaacaaacaggaacacgGGTTCTGAAGACGAGAACCAGACGCCGCAGGAGGAAGGAGATACTGACTAA